GTGAGGGTGGCCAGGGTCCGGCCGTGGAAGGAGCCCGTGACGGTGATGATCTCGTAGCGCTCCTGGCCCCGTCCCTCGCGCATGTAGCGCCGGGCCAACTTGATGGCGCCCTCGTTGGCCTCGGCCCCGGAGTTGCAGAAGAAGACGCGGTCGAGGTGGCAGGTCCCGAGAAGCTTCTTGGCCAGTTCGACCTGTTCTTCCTGGTAGAAGAGGTTGGAGACGTGGATGAGCTTCTTGGCCTGCGCGCAGATGACCTCCACCAGTTCGGGGTGGGAGTGGCCCAGGTTGCAGACGGCTATGCCGGCCAGCAGGTCGGTGTAGACCTTGCCTTCAGGGGAGAAGAGCCTGGTGCCCTGTCCGCGGTTGACGGCCAGGGGGTAGCGTGCATAGGTCCGGCAGAGGGCCGCCGCGTCGCATTTCTGTATTTCTTCGGAATTCATGTCGCACTCCTGGTGATGATGTCAGAGGGAACCTGTGTGCCCGAATCCTCCGGCGCCGCGGGAGGTCTCCGTGAGGGACTGCTCGGCAACGATGAGGGCCCGGACGATGGGCTGGAACACGAGCTGGGCGATACGCTGGCCGCGGGTCACGGTGCGGGTCTGGTCCGAGGTGTTCAGCAGACTGACCAGAATCTCGCCGCGATAGTCGGGGTCGATGACGCCCACACCCTGGCTGACCACGAGCCCGTCCTTGGTGCCCAGCCCGCTGCGGGAATAGACAAAGCCGGCCACTCCCGGCATCGTGCATTCCACCGCGACGCCAGTGGGGAATCGGTGCCGTCCCCCAGGGGGGATACTGACCTCGGCTTCCTCCATGCAGGCCCGCAGATCGATACCCGCCGAGCCATCGGTGGCGTAGGCGAACTTCTCCGGCGGGCAGGTTTCCGACAGGAAACGGACTTTGACTTCAACCGTGACATTTCCGGGACAGGGATTCATTTCTTCTCCTCGACATGCTAGCTGTCAAGCCAGACGCATGCAGGATCGCGTCACTTTTTCCAAGACGGGGGATTTATGCAACCATTGCATGTGTATACGGTCGTACCCAAGCTTCCGGAGAAGCTCCAGCCCCTCAAGCGGCTGGCCGCTAATCTCTATTTCTCCTGGCAGCACGAGATCGAGGAGCTTTTCGCCCAGATCGACAGGGACTTGTGGGAGAAGAGCGGGCACAACCCGGTCTGGTTTCTGAACCACCTGCCCCAGAGCACGCTGGAGGAACTGGGGGAGGATGAATTCTTTCTGGATCGTCTGTCAACCATTGTGGCGGGGTTCGAGAAGTACGTGTCCCGGCGCGGGCCCATGACGGGCCTCGAAGCCCAGGAAGAGGGCCCGGTGGTGGCCTACTTCAGCGCCGAATACGGCCTGGCCCAATGCCTGCCCGTGTACTCCGGGGGGCTCGGCGTCCTGGCCGGGGACCATCTCAAGTCGGCCAGCGATCTGAACATTCCCCTGGTGGGCATCGGCCTGTGCTACCAGCGCGGCTTCTTCCGGCAGTACCTGACCCACGACGGCTGGCAACAGGAGCGGTATCAGCCGAACGATTTCGAGCAGATGCCTCTCACCCCGGTTCTCGACACCGACGGATACCCCCTCAAGGTCCGCATCTACATGCAGGGCAAACCCCTCTTTTTACGTATCTGGCGCGTGGATGTGGGGCGGGTGCCTCTTTATCTGATGGACACTAATCTCCCCGAGAATTCCCCGGAGCGCAGGGAGCTGACTTCCCAGCTGTATGGGGGTGACCTGGAGATGCGGCTCATGCAGGAGTACCTGTTGGGCATCGGTGGCATCAAGGCCCTGGGCGCCCTGGGCCTCTCGCCGCGGGTCATCCACATGAACGAGGGGCATTCGGCCTTCGCGGGCCTGGAACGCATCCGCGCCCTCATGGCCGACCGCAACCTGTCCTTCGAGGCGGCCCTGGAGGTCGTGGCGCAGAGTTCGGTCTTCACCACCCATACGCCGGTGCCCGCAGGCAACGACCGCTTTCCGCCCGAGCTCATGGCCGGGTACTTCCAGGAGTACGCCGCGGACCTCGGCCTGTCCTGGAAGGTCTTCCTGGCCCTGGGGCGCGAGGACACCCGCAACGACGCCGAGCATTTCTGCATGACGGTGCTGGCCTTGCGCCTGTCGCGCTTCAACAACGGCGTCAGCCGCCTGCACGGCAAGGTCTCGCGCCGCATGTGGTCCAGGGTCTGGCCCCAGTACCCCGAGGAGGACGTGCCCATCGGTTCCGTGACCAACGGCATCCATTTCCCGACCTGGGTGGCTCCGGAGATGTCCGTGCTCTACGACCGCTTTCTGGGTCAGTCCTGGCGCGAGGACCCGGACTGCGAGCGCGTGGGCGAGAAGTTCGGGTCCATCCCCGACATCGAGCTGTGGCGGACCCACGAGCGCCTGCGCGAGCGGCTCGTCGACTTCGTGCGCCGGCGGCTCCAGCAGCAGATCGTGTCCCGTGGGGGCCGGAGCTGGGAGCTGGAGGTCGCGGACAACGTGCTCAATCCCGAGGCCCTGACCATCGGCTTCGCTCGCCGTTTCGCCTCGTACAAGCGGGCCTACCTGCTGCTCAAGGACGCCGAGCGCCTCAAGCGGCTCGTCGCGGACCCGGCCCGGCCCGTGCAGTTCGTCTTCGCGGGCAAGGCGCACCCGCGCGACAACGAGGGCAAGAAGATCATCCAGGACCTCGTCAGCCTTTGCCAGTCCAGAGAGTGCCGTCTGTCCATGGTCTTTCTCGAGGACTACGACATGCAGGTCGCGCGCTACCTGGTCCAGGGCTGCGACGTGTGGCTGAACAACCCGCGCCGTCCCCTGGAGGCCTGCGGGACCAGCGGCATGAAGGCCATGGCCAACGGCGTGCTGAACCTGAGCACCCTTGACGGGTGGTGGGACGAGGCCTGGGCGCCCGACAACAGCCTGGGGTGGGCCATCGGAAACGCCGAGGAATACGATGACGTGGAGTACCAGGACTTCGTGGAGAGCCAGACCCTCTACAACATCCTCGAAAACGACGTCATTCCGCTCTTCTACGACCGGGCCCAGGGCTCCTTCCCGCGGCGTTGGGTGCAGAAGATGAAGCAGGCCCTGAAATCCCTCGGGCCGGTCTTCAACGGGCACCGCATGGTCGAGGAGTACACCAAGCGGGCCTATCTGCCGTCGAGCATCAGCTACGGCAAGCTCTCCGTCGACGCCTACCGTCCGGCCATGGATCTGGCCGAGTGGCGCATGAACCTGCTGACCCATTGGGGGAATCTCGACATCCGCAACGTGCAGTGCAACACCGCCCTGGAGATGTTCGTCGGCGAGAGCCTCGGCGTCAGCGCCGAGGTCAGGGTCGAAGGGCTGGCCATCGAGGACATCCGGGTCGAGATATACACCGGGCCCCTGGATCACACGGGAGGCTTCGCCAGCCGCTCGACCTTCCCCATGAGCCCCGAGGAGCGCACCGTGGACGGCTGGTACGTCTACCGCGGCAAGGCCATGCCCATGGCCACGGGCAAGTTCGGCTTCACCGTGCGCATCCTGCCCAACCACCATCTGCTGCGTGACGCCCACAGCCTGGGGCTCATATTCTGGGCCGACGAGCACGCGTCCCAGGGGCAGGGGTAGTCCGTGGCCAAAGCCATGGAACGGGCCGACGTGGTCCTGGCCGAACAGGGCCTGGCCGAGAGTCGCGAGAAGGCCAAGCGGCTGATCATGGCCGGTCAGGTCCAGCTGGTCCTGGGCGGGTCCAGGACCCTCGTGGCCAAGCCGGGGCAGCAGATATCGCGGACGGCGGTTCTGGAGCTCAAGGAGTCCGAGCGCTTCGTGTCCCGCGGCGGATACAAGCTGCTCACGGCCCTGGAGCGTTTCGGCCTGGACGTGACGGGCATGACCGCCCTGGACGCCGGGGCCTCCACGGGCGGGTTCACGGACTGCCTGCTGCAGTTCGGGGCCGCGCGGGTCTACGCCGTGGACGTGGGGCACGGGCAGTTGCACTGGAAGCTGACGCAGGACCCGCGCGTGATCAACATGGAGCGGGTCAACCTGCGTCACGCCGCGCCGGACCTGCTGCCCGAGCAGGTGGATCTGGTCGTGGCCGACTGCTCGTTCATCTCCCTGCGTCTCATCCTGCCGCCGTGCCTGCAGTTCCTCAAGGCCGACGGGCAGGTTCTGGCCCTGGTCAAGCCGCAGTTCGAGCTGGGGCCCGAGCACGCCGTCAAGGGTGTGGTCCGGTCCGAGGAAATGCAGCTCGCGGCCGTGGCCCAGGTTCAGGATTTCGCCCGCGACGAGTTGGGGCTCGTGCCTCTGGGCGTCGTCCCGGCCGGCATCAAGGGCCCCAAGGGGAACCAGGAATACCTGCTCCACCTCAGGCGCTGACCGCGGCTTTGCCAACGGGGGCGCTTCCGGGTAGAAGCGCTCCAGCCTGCTCAACTTCAACCCACATTCGCCCATGCCCGACAGATATCTGACCGAAGGCCGCAAGGCGCGCCTCAAGTCCGTGCTGGCCCAGCGTCAGCACGACCTGACTCTGGTTCTGAACAACATCCACGACCCGCACAACGTATCCGCCATCCTGCGCAGCTGCGACGCCTTCGGCGTGTTCGGCGTGCACCTTTACTACACCAAGGAGAAGTTCCCCTTTCTGGCCAACAGCTCATCGGGTTCGGCCAAGAAGTGGGTCGAGCTGACCCGGCACCGCGACGCCGGGACCATGGTCGAAGGCCTGCGGGCCGGGGGCATGCAGATCGTGGGCACGGGTTTCAGCCCTACGGCGCGGCCCATCATGGACATCGATTTCACCAGGCCCACGGCGATCATCCTCGGCAACGAGCACCGCGGCATGGACCCCGACGTCAAGGCCCACGTGCCCGACGAGATCTTCATCCCCATGTTCGGCATGGTGCAG
This genomic interval from Desulfomicrobium escambiense DSM 10707 contains the following:
- a CDS encoding TlyA family RNA methyltransferase, with protein sequence MAKAMERADVVLAEQGLAESREKAKRLIMAGQVQLVLGGSRTLVAKPGQQISRTAVLELKESERFVSRGGYKLLTALERFGLDVTGMTALDAGASTGGFTDCLLQFGAARVYAVDVGHGQLHWKLTQDPRVINMERVNLRHAAPDLLPEQVDLVVADCSFISLRLILPPCLQFLKADGQVLALVKPQFELGPEHAVKGVVRSEEMQLAAVAQVQDFARDELGLVPLGVVPAGIKGPKGNQEYLLHLRR
- a CDS encoding TrmH family RNA methyltransferase: MPDRYLTEGRKARLKSVLAQRQHDLTLVLNNIHDPHNVSAILRSCDAFGVFGVHLYYTKEKFPFLANSSSGSAKKWVELTRHRDAGTMVEGLRAGGMQIVGTGFSPTARPIMDIDFTRPTAIILGNEHRGMDPDVKAHVPDEIFIPMFGMVQSLNVSVAAAVILYEAMRQRRAAGMYGQSSLDDEGFEAIYADWCKRGKDY
- the glgP gene encoding alpha-glucan family phosphorylase; translated protein: MQPLHVYTVVPKLPEKLQPLKRLAANLYFSWQHEIEELFAQIDRDLWEKSGHNPVWFLNHLPQSTLEELGEDEFFLDRLSTIVAGFEKYVSRRGPMTGLEAQEEGPVVAYFSAEYGLAQCLPVYSGGLGVLAGDHLKSASDLNIPLVGIGLCYQRGFFRQYLTHDGWQQERYQPNDFEQMPLTPVLDTDGYPLKVRIYMQGKPLFLRIWRVDVGRVPLYLMDTNLPENSPERRELTSQLYGGDLEMRLMQEYLLGIGGIKALGALGLSPRVIHMNEGHSAFAGLERIRALMADRNLSFEAALEVVAQSSVFTTHTPVPAGNDRFPPELMAGYFQEYAADLGLSWKVFLALGREDTRNDAEHFCMTVLALRLSRFNNGVSRLHGKVSRRMWSRVWPQYPEEDVPIGSVTNGIHFPTWVAPEMSVLYDRFLGQSWREDPDCERVGEKFGSIPDIELWRTHERLRERLVDFVRRRLQQQIVSRGGRSWELEVADNVLNPEALTIGFARRFASYKRAYLLLKDAERLKRLVADPARPVQFVFAGKAHPRDNEGKKIIQDLVSLCQSRECRLSMVFLEDYDMQVARYLVQGCDVWLNNPRRPLEACGTSGMKAMANGVLNLSTLDGWWDEAWAPDNSLGWAIGNAEEYDDVEYQDFVESQTLYNILENDVIPLFYDRAQGSFPRRWVQKMKQALKSLGPVFNGHRMVEEYTKRAYLPSSISYGKLSVDAYRPAMDLAEWRMNLLTHWGNLDIRNVQCNTALEMFVGESLGVSAEVRVEGLAIEDIRVEIYTGPLDHTGGFASRSTFPMSPEERTVDGWYVYRGKAMPMATGKFGFTVRILPNHHLLRDAHSLGLIFWADEHASQGQG
- the dut gene encoding dUTP diphosphatase, with translation MNPCPGNVTVEVKVRFLSETCPPEKFAYATDGSAGIDLRACMEEAEVSIPPGGRHRFPTGVAVECTMPGVAGFVYSRSGLGTKDGLVVSQGVGVIDPDYRGEILVSLLNTSDQTRTVTRGQRIAQLVFQPIVRALIVAEQSLTETSRGAGGFGHTGSL